CCACGCCAAAATTCCAGGCAGCCAGGTTGGGTGTATGCTCACCAAACTCACCACCTATCCGCACAGCTGTCGCCCGCAAGACGTAGAGGCCACGCTGAAAAAAAATCTCGAAAACTATTTCTATGCCGATGTGCAGGTGTTTGGCGAATATCCACCGCTGATCCTGCGCGATCTCGCCAGCCGCGATATTCAGATTGAGATGCAGGCAGACGATCAACGCATCCTCAAAGAAAATACCGTCGATTTCGTCTCCTTTAGCTATTACATGTCGCTCACTGAATCAACGCAGGCGGACGTCGAGCGCACCGCAGGCAACACTATTCTGGGTGTGAAAAACCCGTATTTGCCGGCATCCGAATGGGGATGGCAGATTGACCCCATTGGGCTCAAAATTTCCCTGCTCGAACTTTACGATCGCTACCAGAAGCCGCTGTTTATTGTCGAGAATGGACTGGGCGCAAAAGATATTGTTGAAGAAGGGAAAATCCACGACAGCTATCGCATCGACTATTTCCGCGCCCACTTCGAGCAAACTTTGGCAGCTATTAACGAAGGGGTAGATGTGATGGGATTCACCACCTGGGGTTGTATCGACATTATCAGCGCGGGTACCTCGCAGATGTCCAAGCGCTACGGCTTTATTTATGTCGACCAGGATGATGAAGGCAACGGTACCTTAAAGCGCCTGAAAAAAGACTCCTTCTGGTGGTACCAGAGAGTGATTGCCAGCAATGGCGCTGACATGAGCTAAACGGCCAGGCCGCAGGAATAACCGTGATTACGATAAAGAAATCGCTCAATAACAGTATGCTGCTGGTTGATAACGACCAGCGGGAAATGATCCTGTTTGGCAAGGGGATTGGTTTCGGAGCCAAACCTGGCACGCACATCGATCTGGCGCAGGTAGAGAAAGTTTTTCTGCCACTCAGTGACCTGAAATCACGCCATTTTTTATCACTGACGGATACCATTCCTGCGGCACTCTTTGAAATTAGCCATGAGATTCTGACCCTCGCTCGTAGCCAGTGCGGTGAAAAACTGAATTCCGTCTTGCTGTTTACTCTCGCCGAGCATCTGCATTTTGCCGTGGAACGCTGCCGCAACGGACAGCTGATTCTGAATAAACTGAGCTGGGAAGTGAAACGCTACTACCCGC
Above is a window of Lelliottia jeotgali DNA encoding:
- a CDS encoding 6-phospho-beta-glucosidase yields the protein MDKSLPFPQGFLWGGAIAANQAEGAWNVDGKGPSVADAITWKPTLSLKDYDAHMALTDDNIRDAFEGRNDALYPKRRGIDFYHHYKDDIALFAEMGFKVLRVSIAWSRIFPTGEDAAPNEAGLQFYEEMFRELRRHNIEPLVTLSHYEMPLALSEKYNGWVNRNVVDAFVRFSNVCFDRYKDLVRYWLTFNEIDSIHRHPFTTAGIREEKSAPGKAKQDIYQGLHHQFVASALVTRDCHAKIPGSQVGCMLTKLTTYPHSCRPQDVEATLKKNLENYFYADVQVFGEYPPLILRDLASRDIQIEMQADDQRILKENTVDFVSFSYYMSLTESTQADVERTAGNTILGVKNPYLPASEWGWQIDPIGLKISLLELYDRYQKPLFIVENGLGAKDIVEEGKIHDSYRIDYFRAHFEQTLAAINEGVDVMGFTTWGCIDIISAGTSQMSKRYGFIYVDQDDEGNGTLKRLKKDSFWWYQRVIASNGADMS